CGTCGCCCAGCCCACCACCATCCGCGACGCGAGATCGATCAGCACCGCGAGATAGAGCCAGCCGCTGCGCGTCGGGATGTACGTCATATCGCCGACCCACGCGCGATTCTGGACCGGGTGATCGGTGATGGCGAAGCGCCGCGCCAACAGATTCGGCGCAATGGGGTGCGCGTGTCGCGAGTCCGTTGTGCACACGAAGGCCTGCGGCACGCGCGCCCGCAGGCCGTCGGTACGCATCACGCGCGCGATGCGATGCTTCCCCACATGCACGTCCTGCGCGCGCAGTGCCCGCAGGAGGCGCGGCGCCCCGTAGCGGCCATGGCTCTTCGTAAACGCGGCGCGGACGTGCACGAGCAACCGTTCATCGGCCCGCGCGCGGACCGATGGCCCCTGCGCCAGGCGCGCCTTGGCCTCGTAGTACCCGCTCAGACTGACGTCCAAGGCCCGACACATGAGCTGCACC
This genomic window from Gemmatimonas sp. contains:
- a CDS encoding IS3 family transposase, translating into MSDKYAAITAHWGQFPVQLMCRALDVSLSGYYEAKARLAQGPSVRARADERLLVHVRAAFTKSHGRYGAPRLLRALRAQDVHVGKHRIARVMRTDGLRARVPQAFVCTTDSRHAHPIAPNLLARRFAITDHPVQNRAWVGDMTYIPTRSGWLYLAVLIDLASRMVVGWATSASMATALPLRALQHAIARRQPAPGLIGHTDRGSQYASAEYRAALAQQQMRQSMSRKGDCWDNAVAESFFATLEHELLAHTVLHSHHDANVALTDFIEHWYNRERQHSTLGFVSPQQYEDQLRQMARAA